Below is a window of Phycisphaerae bacterium DNA.
CCTTCCTCAGTCACCACATCGGTGATATGGAAAACTACGAAACTTTACAATCTTTTGAGCAGGGTGTGGAGCATTTCGAGCGGTTGTTCCGCGTCAAGCCGGAAGCGATCGCCTATGACATGCACCCAAACTACCTTGCCACTCGTTACGCGCTCGAGCGTGCCGAACGGGAAAACCTGCCGACCGTGGCGGTCCAACACCATCATGCGCACATCGCGGCGTGCATGGCAGAGCATGGATTGAACGAACCGGTCATCGGCGTTTCGTTCGACGGCACGGGCTACGGCGAAGACGGCGCGATCTGGGGCGGGGAATTCCTCGTCGCTGAGTACAAATCCTATCAACGCGCGGCGCATCTGGAGTATTTCCCGTTGCCGGGCGGGGACGCGGCGATCAAGCGACCTGCCCGCACAGCATTGGCTTTGTTGTGGAGCCTCGGCTTGGAGTGGGAGGAGGCTCTTGCACCGGTCAAGGAATTTTGCGCGGAGGATTTTGTCACTTTGCGGGTGCTGTTGGAGAAGCGAATTAACACGCCCATGACCTCCTCGATAGGACGGCTGTTCGATGCG
It encodes the following:
- a CDS encoding carbamoyltransferase HypF; this translates as FLSHHIGDMENYETLQSFEQGVEHFERLFRVKPEAIAYDMHPNYLATRYALERAERENLPTVAVQHHHAHIAACMAEHGLNEPVIGVSFDGTGYGEDGAIWGGEFLVAEYKSYQRAAHLEYFPLPGGDAAIKRPARTALALLWSLGLEWEEALAPVKEFCAEDFVTLRVLLEKRINTPMTSSIGRLFDAAAALAGVRQKVNYEGQAAIEFEALADEAEAGVYAFDVEAGQVGVRGAVEVLVRDVRRGVSIQKVSARFHNGLAEGVRGAVKRISLETGIRSVVLSGGVWQNITLLRRTLSLLRSDGFKVYIHREVPTNDGGLSLGQAAIAAMRLRG